One window of the Buchnera aphidicola (Meitanaphis elongallis) genome contains the following:
- the ptsI gene encoding phosphoenolpyruvate-protein phosphotransferase PtsI, which translates to MISGILASPGIAFGNALLLIEENILINKNKIKHNEIKQEIKKFVQGKSKTIDQLHIIKLQVAKNFKNKKEDIFEGHIMLIEDEELEQNVLHLIKRKCFSAEYATQVVIEKQAETLAKLDDEYLRNRAIDIRDIGNRLIKNILNLNIVDLNHIQNPVILIAKDLTPSETAQIKLNKVLGFITDLGGQTSHTSIMARSLEIPAIVGTGNITQKVNNNDFLILDGINNAIFINPNESKIKKLKKLKKKYELEKNDLTQLKYLNAITIDGHKIKIGANISTIHDIENAKKHGAECIGLYRTEFLFMNRTSFPSEEEQFNAYKIVAETMKEKSVIIRTMDIGGDKNLSYMNIPKEDNPFLGWRAIRIAMDKKEILHAQLTAILRASVFGKLKIMFPMIISVEEVRSLKEELEKLKTILKHKKIKFNSKIEIGIMIETPASAIIANHLAKEVDFFSIGSNDLTQYTLAVDRGNDSISNLYDPMSPSVLNLIQKIINAAHNAGKWTGMCGELAGNEKATALLLGMGLDEFSMSASTIPKIKKIIRKTNFIDATHLAKNVLSKPTSKEIMNIIDEFCRNS; encoded by the coding sequence ATGATTTCAGGAATTTTAGCATCTCCAGGTATCGCTTTTGGAAATGCACTACTACTAATAGAAGAAAACATTCTTATTAATAAAAATAAAATTAAACATAATGAAATTAAACAAGAGATCAAAAAATTTGTTCAAGGAAAATCTAAAACCATTGATCAACTTCACATTATTAAATTGCAAGTAGCAAAAAACTTCAAAAATAAAAAAGAAGACATTTTTGAAGGACACATTATGTTAATAGAAGATGAAGAACTAGAACAAAATGTATTACATCTTATTAAAAGAAAATGTTTTTCAGCAGAATACGCAACTCAAGTTGTGATCGAAAAACAAGCGGAAACACTAGCAAAACTAGATGATGAATATTTAAGAAACAGAGCTATTGATATTAGAGATATTGGAAATAGACTAATTAAAAATATACTAAATTTAAATATCGTCGATCTCAATCACATTCAAAATCCTGTTATTTTAATAGCTAAAGATCTAACTCCTTCGGAAACTGCTCAAATAAAATTAAATAAAGTATTAGGATTCATTACAGATCTAGGTGGACAAACATCACATACTTCTATTATGGCCCGTTCTCTAGAAATACCCGCAATTGTTGGAACCGGAAATATAACACAAAAAGTAAATAATAATGATTTCCTAATATTAGATGGTATTAATAACGCTATATTTATTAATCCAAACGAATCCAAAATAAAAAAACTAAAAAAACTAAAAAAAAAATACGAATTAGAAAAAAACGATTTAACACAATTAAAATATTTAAATGCAATTACCATAGATGGGCATAAAATAAAAATTGGGGCAAATATAAGCACCATACATGATATTGAAAACGCAAAAAAACATGGAGCTGAATGTATTGGACTTTACCGAACAGAATTTTTGTTCATGAATCGTACTTCTTTTCCAAGTGAAGAAGAACAATTTAACGCATACAAAATAGTAGCAGAAACCATGAAAGAAAAATCCGTAATAATAAGAACTATGGATATAGGAGGTGATAAAAATCTTTCATACATGAATATTCCTAAAGAAGATAATCCTTTTTTAGGATGGCGAGCTATCCGAATAGCAATGGATAAAAAAGAAATTCTACATGCTCAATTAACTGCAATATTAAGAGCATCTGTTTTCGGAAAACTAAAAATAATGTTTCCTATGATTATTTCTGTAGAAGAAGTACGGAGTTTAAAAGAAGAACTAGAAAAATTGAAAACTATACTCAAACATAAAAAAATAAAATTTAATTCAAAAATAGAAATAGGAATCATGATAGAAACTCCAGCATCTGCTATAATAGCTAATCATTTAGCAAAAGAAGTAGATTTCTTTAGCATCGGAAGCAATGACCTAACACAATACACGCTAGCTGTAGACAGAGGAAACGATTCAATATCAAATTTATATGATCCCATGAGTCCTTCTGTGCTAAACTTGATTCAAAAAATTATCAACGCTGCTCATAACGCTGGAAAATGGACTGGAATGTGTGGAGAACTAGCTGGAAATGAAAAAGCTACTGCATTACTACTCGGTATGGGTTTAGATGAATTTAGTATGAGCGCATCAACTATTCCAAAAATCAAAAAAATAATTCGAAAAACAAATTTTATAGATGCCACGCACCTAGCAAAAAACGTTTTATCCAAACCAACATCAAAAGAAATAATGAATATTATTGACGAATTTTGCAGAAATAGTTAA
- a CDS encoding HPr family phosphocarrier protein, which yields MFQKEILITNPHGLHTRPAALLVKEAKKFISEINIISNGKSVNAKSLFKLQTLGLVKNSLITISANGQDEKIAVENLEKLIKTLK from the coding sequence ATGTTTCAAAAAGAAATTTTAATTACTAATCCTCATGGATTACATACCCGTCCTGCTGCACTTTTAGTAAAAGAAGCCAAAAAATTTATTTCAGAAATAAACATTATTTCTAATGGAAAATCTGTAAATGCAAAAAGTCTATTTAAACTACAAACATTAGGCTTAGTAAAAAATAGTTTAATTACTATTTCTGCAAATGGACAAGACGAAAAAATAGCAGTAGAAAACTTAGAAAAACTTATAAAAACACTTAAATAA
- the ligA gene encoding NAD-dependent DNA ligase LigA: MMFIKNYILRLKERMRYHEYLYHSLGSPIISDCRYDFLIEKLNYLKKKYKHLFAEEDFFVSSVGAPGIAGLKRYKHITPMLSLNHVFDTNSYLNFDRKIKRFLKEIRIAFCCELKIDGLALNLIYKKGILIRAMTRGDGIIGEDVTNNVRMISSIPNKLHGINVPRKLEVRGEIFMLKSNLMRLNSEAINNHTKIFSNTRNASSGLLRQKCSKTTIINNLTFCCYGYGYYPRYTNIFSHYHRLLQLHRWGLPISGYNSIFYSYSDVLHFFEKIKNVRQFLDFDIDGIVVKVDSVILQSKLGYMNTAPRWAIAIKFIDQEKISKILNVIYQVGRTGVITPVAIIDPVRISGVTIGKVSLYNFGEIKRLGVRIGDFIKVKRSGDVIPKIISVIGNCCSDDVSQIEFPRLCPVCKSVLKVDDEFVKVRCMQGLKCSGQLKRMLYYFCSKDGLNICGLGFKIISKLVDKNYIKNFSDFFSLTYKLLISLDDIGKKTAINIISAINRSRDITFSKFLCSLGICEVGFVKSKIIAQHFRSLDNLMNSTLQELCLLKGIGLSTAHHLFNFINKKVNREIIFSLSKNLNISLSYIRSDEIVRRSNLFFKKKVVISGSFNKFSRTKVIYWINKLEGRVMSNVSKNTDYIILGKNPGHKFVKSKEFNLKVILEQELLDTIKKFFEL, encoded by the coding sequence ATGATGTTTATAAAAAATTATATATTAAGATTAAAAGAAAGAATGCGCTATCACGAATATTTATATCATTCTCTTGGTTCTCCGATAATTTCTGATTGCAGATATGATTTTTTAATAGAAAAGCTAAATTATTTGAAAAAGAAATATAAACATTTGTTTGCAGAAGAAGATTTTTTTGTTTCTTCAGTAGGAGCTCCAGGTATAGCTGGATTGAAACGATATAAGCATATAACTCCTATGTTATCTTTAAATCATGTATTTGATACTAATAGTTATTTAAATTTTGACAGGAAGATTAAACGTTTTTTAAAAGAAATAAGAATTGCTTTCTGCTGTGAACTTAAAATTGATGGTTTAGCTTTAAATTTGATATATAAAAAGGGAATATTAATCAGGGCAATGACTAGAGGCGATGGAATTATAGGAGAGGATGTCACTAATAATGTTCGTATGATTTCTTCTATTCCTAACAAATTGCATGGAATAAACGTGCCTAGAAAGTTAGAAGTAAGAGGAGAAATATTTATGTTAAAAAGTAATTTAATGCGATTAAATAGTGAGGCAATCAATAATCATACTAAGATATTTTCTAATACTAGAAATGCATCTTCTGGATTATTGCGTCAAAAGTGTTCTAAAACAACTATTATAAATAATTTGACATTTTGTTGCTATGGATATGGTTATTATCCTAGGTATACAAACATTTTTAGTCATTATCATAGATTACTTCAATTGCATCGTTGGGGACTACCAATTAGTGGGTATAATTCTATATTTTATTCTTATAGTGATGTTTTGCATTTTTTTGAAAAAATTAAAAATGTACGACAATTTTTAGATTTTGATATTGATGGAATAGTTGTAAAAGTTGATTCTGTTATTTTACAGAGTAAATTGGGATATATGAATACAGCACCGCGATGGGCCATAGCGATAAAGTTTATTGATCAAGAAAAAATTTCTAAAATTTTGAATGTTATATATCAGGTTGGGAGAACGGGAGTAATAACCCCCGTTGCTATAATTGATCCTGTTCGCATATCTGGTGTAACTATAGGGAAGGTATCTTTATATAACTTTGGCGAGATTAAAAGATTAGGTGTGCGTATAGGAGATTTTATTAAGGTTAAGCGTTCTGGAGATGTAATTCCTAAGATAATTAGTGTTATTGGAAATTGTTGTTCTGATGATGTATCACAAATAGAATTTCCTCGTTTGTGTCCAGTTTGTAAATCTGTGCTTAAAGTAGACGATGAATTTGTTAAAGTGCGTTGTATGCAAGGTTTAAAATGTAGCGGGCAACTTAAGAGAATGTTGTATTATTTTTGCTCTAAAGATGGTTTGAACATTTGTGGATTGGGTTTTAAAATTATTAGTAAATTAGTAGATAAAAATTATATTAAAAATTTTTCAGATTTTTTTAGTCTTACTTATAAATTACTTATTAGTTTAGATGACATCGGAAAAAAAACGGCAATCAATATTATTAGTGCTATTAATAGATCTAGGGATATTACTTTTTCTAAGTTTTTGTGTTCTTTAGGAATATGCGAAGTTGGATTTGTTAAATCAAAAATCATTGCTCAACATTTTAGGTCTTTAGACAACTTAATGAATTCAACATTACAAGAACTTTGTTTATTGAAAGGAATTGGATTGAGCACTGCACATCACTTATTTAATTTTATAAATAAAAAAGTTAACAGAGAAATTATTTTTAGTTTATCGAAAAATTTAAATATATCTTTGAGTTATATACGATCTGATGAAATAGTAAGAAGATCGAATCTATTTTTTAAAAAAAAAGTAGTTATTAGTGGTTCATTTAACAAATTTTCTCGTACTAAAGTTATATATTGGATAAATAAGTTAGAAGGGCGTGTTATGTCAAATGTTTCAAAAAACACAGATTATATTATATTAGGAAAAAATCCAGGACATAAATTTGTTAAATCTAAAGAATTTAATTTAAAAGTAATATTAGAACAAGAGTTGTTAGATACAATTAAAAAGTTTTTTGAATTATAA
- the gltX gene encoding glutamate--tRNA ligase: MSIITRFAPSPTGSLHIGSIRTALYAWLFARSKNGKFILRIEDTDFKRSTKIATSEIIKGLEWLGLNWDEGPYFQSEKLEYYKNIISSMVTSGLAYKCYCTNNRLSILRKNQLLNKQKPRYDRKCRHSGKSNENNSKYVVRFCNPIHGTVSFVDVIRGKIFFNNSELDDVIIQRTNGIPTYNFCAAIDDRDMNITHVIRGEDHINNTPRQINLLHALGSHIPIYAHVSMILDVHGKKLSKRQEVVSILEYKLQGYLPESLLNYIVRLGWAYGNQEIFSKNDMIKLFTLNGISKSPSRFDLNKLLWLNRFYIKNLPVSFVKKHLEYQFRKKNIDYSNGPDLIELIKIIGHRCNTLEDIVSSSYYFYSDHVVFNVDAAKKYLVKSSIIVLKHVYNKISNLEVWNLEELLVTIRIVVSELKMTFKLVSMPIRVAMTGNTISPSIHIVLYGVGKHRSLSRIQTALSYVDKN; this comes from the coding sequence ATGTCAATTATTACGAGATTTGCTCCCAGTCCTACAGGATCTTTACATATTGGAAGCATACGAACTGCATTATACGCGTGGTTATTTGCTAGAAGTAAAAATGGGAAATTTATTTTGCGTATTGAAGATACGGATTTTAAGCGTTCTACAAAGATTGCAACGTCAGAGATAATAAAAGGATTGGAATGGTTAGGATTAAATTGGGACGAAGGACCTTATTTTCAAAGTGAAAAATTAGAGTATTACAAAAATATTATTAGTTCTATGGTTACTTCGGGATTAGCCTATAAATGTTATTGCACGAATAATAGATTAAGTATTTTAAGAAAAAATCAGTTGTTAAATAAACAAAAACCAAGATATGATCGCAAATGTAGACATTCTGGAAAAAGCAATGAAAATAATTCAAAATATGTAGTGCGATTTTGTAATCCTATACATGGAACAGTATCATTTGTAGATGTAATTAGAGGAAAGATATTTTTTAATAATAGTGAATTAGATGATGTTATTATTCAGAGAACTAATGGTATACCTACATATAATTTTTGTGCAGCAATAGATGATCGTGATATGAATATTACTCATGTTATTCGAGGAGAAGATCATATTAATAATACTCCACGTCAAATTAATCTTTTACATGCGTTAGGTTCGCATATTCCTATTTATGCTCATGTGTCAATGATATTAGACGTTCATGGAAAGAAGTTATCTAAGAGACAAGAAGTAGTAAGTATATTGGAATACAAGTTACAGGGTTATTTGCCAGAATCTTTGCTTAACTATATTGTACGATTAGGATGGGCTTATGGAAATCAAGAAATCTTTAGTAAAAATGATATGATAAAGTTATTTACATTAAATGGAATTAGTAAATCACCTAGTCGTTTCGATTTAAATAAATTGCTATGGTTAAATCGATTTTATATTAAAAACTTGCCTGTCAGTTTCGTAAAAAAACATCTTGAATATCAATTTCGAAAAAAAAATATTGATTATTCAAATGGCCCGGATTTAATTGAACTTATTAAAATTATTGGTCATCGTTGTAATACGTTAGAAGACATAGTCAGTTCTTCTTATTATTTTTATAGCGATCATGTTGTTTTTAATGTAGATGCAGCTAAAAAATATTTAGTAAAATCTTCTATTATAGTTTTGAAACACGTATATAACAAAATTTCAAATCTTGAAGTATGGAATTTAGAAGAATTATTAGTCACAATACGTATTGTAGTTAGTGAGTTAAAAATGACTTTTAAACTAGTTTCTATGCCTATAAGAGTAGCTATGACTGGTAATACAATTTCTCCTAGTATTCATATTGTTTTGTATGGAGTAGGAAAACATCGATCTTTATCAAGAATACAAACTGCTTTGTCATATGTTGACAAAAATTAA
- a CDS encoding flagellar hook-basal body complex protein FliE, translated as MFTDTIQNNLEILTSFGPKIDITDAKDNIFEKFTDNVKEVFSLLNSDQEKTESESKNLTLNKNESMTLNDILINLQKNLISTETLIQIRNKLMSGYQELMNVQI; from the coding sequence ATGTTTACTGATACTATACAAAACAATCTTGAAATATTAACCTCGTTTGGTCCCAAAATAGATATAACTGATGCTAAAGATAATATTTTCGAAAAGTTTACAGACAATGTCAAAGAGGTATTTAGTTTACTGAATTCTGACCAAGAAAAAACAGAAAGTGAATCTAAAAACCTTACACTAAACAAAAACGAAAGTATGACCTTAAACGATATCTTAATCAATCTTCAAAAAAATTTAATATCAACAGAAACACTGATACAAATTCGTAATAAACTAATGTCAGGTTATCAAGAACTAATGAACGTACAAATTTAA
- the fliF gene encoding flagellar basal-body MS-ring/collar protein FliF: MNVSLKHSTNSTGTNKKSYFSYFSSNFRVAITILLAFLAIMFYIFFFKSSRYCVLYNGLSSEDERLIVSQLARINIPFKSDDNHSIVLVPENKLQEARINLFEQGIPKGNSIGFELLDQEKFGISQFNEQINYQRALEGELARSIQQLDNIKTARVHIAFPKPSLFIQDKKLTSASIILGIKKNLNINSSQISAILHMVSGSISGLSVDNITIIDQKGKLLNSNDSFDNNVDDIKLKYYDLVEDHYKQRIENILIPLVGLNNVHAQVTAQINFDRRESMEEKYKPNYRNDSKSIRSHQGNSNVEVNERHLNDYVSSNNFSNKLNVLSNKLSSNNVFDKQIDRSLMLPKSNTTQDYITNYELDRTILHSKLQIGDIKRLSVAVVINYIRDKNGDLASLSPYQINKIENLIRAVIGFSAERGDTVSVVSSLFVKPFFNVYKNVSFWNESLFFNKLFKYGLISIFLIMVYIFYRAFFSKNTIKDDKLKHVSKNNDGETFNTIKNCLKNVAIDKGFSDLSKNDPHVIATIIRRWMDDDKK, from the coding sequence ATGAATGTTAGTCTCAAACATAGCACTAACTCAACAGGCACAAATAAAAAAAGTTATTTTTCTTATTTTTCATCAAATTTTCGTGTTGCTATCACGATATTATTGGCATTTTTAGCAATTATGTTTTACATATTTTTTTTTAAGTCGTCTCGTTATTGTGTTTTATATAATGGTTTGTCTAGCGAAGACGAAAGATTAATTGTTTCTCAATTAGCACGCATAAATATTCCTTTTAAATCTGATGATAATCATAGTATTGTATTAGTTCCAGAAAATAAATTGCAAGAAGCTCGAATTAATTTATTTGAACAAGGCATTCCTAAAGGAAATAGCATTGGATTCGAACTATTAGATCAAGAAAAATTTGGAATAAGTCAATTTAATGAGCAAATAAATTATCAAAGGGCTTTAGAAGGAGAACTTGCAAGGAGCATACAGCAATTAGACAATATTAAAACTGCTAGAGTACATATAGCATTTCCAAAACCTTCATTATTTATTCAAGATAAAAAATTAACTTCAGCTTCTATTATTTTGGGAATTAAAAAAAATTTAAATATTAATTCAAGTCAAATTAGTGCTATTTTGCATATGGTATCTGGAAGTATATCCGGACTATCTGTTGATAATATTACTATTATTGATCAGAAAGGAAAATTATTGAATAGTAATGATTCTTTTGATAATAATGTTGATGATATTAAACTGAAATACTATGATTTAGTTGAAGACCACTATAAACAAAGAATTGAAAATATTTTAATACCATTAGTTGGTTTAAATAACGTACATGCACAGGTTACGGCTCAAATAAATTTTGATAGACGAGAAAGTATGGAAGAAAAGTATAAACCAAATTATAGAAACGATAGCAAATCTATTCGATCACATCAAGGAAATAGTAATGTAGAAGTTAATGAAAGACATTTAAATGATTATGTTTCTTCTAATAATTTTTCTAATAAACTAAACGTTTTGTCTAACAAATTATCATCTAATAATGTTTTTGATAAGCAGATTGATCGTTCACTAATGTTACCAAAATCTAATACTACTCAAGATTACATTACAAATTATGAATTAGATCGAACTATTTTACATAGTAAATTACAGATAGGTGATATTAAACGTTTATCAGTAGCTGTTGTAATAAATTATATTCGTGATAAAAATGGAGATTTAGCATCTTTGAGTCCTTACCAGATAAATAAAATTGAGAATTTAATTCGAGCAGTAATTGGATTCTCTGCGGAAAGAGGAGATACTGTTTCTGTGGTTAGTTCATTGTTTGTAAAACCCTTTTTTAATGTTTATAAAAATGTTTCTTTTTGGAATGAATCTTTGTTTTTTAATAAACTGTTTAAATATGGATTAATATCAATTTTTTTAATAATGGTTTATATTTTTTATCGAGCATTCTTTTCTAAAAATACTATCAAAGATGATAAATTGAAACATGTATCAAAAAATAATGATGGTGAAACATTTAATACAATAAAAAATTGTTTAAAAAATGTTGCTATAGATAAAGGTTTTAGCGATTTGTCTAAAAATGATCCCCATGTTATAGCTACAATTATACGAAGATGGATGGATGATGATAAAAAATGA
- a CDS encoding FliG C-terminal domain-containing protein produces MMNLNGITKSAILLITIGANQAVEILKELSFSEIQNLIKCMLNLEKIPCVVVNQVISEFNSNFSLDSSTAVVNRNYVVSLSQKVLGDKNSAVLLDDIKDDNKIVDGIKQLNMIDPKNIAELIQHEHPQIITTMLVYLDRNQASAILSYLEEQLSLDVVSRIVDFTGIKKSGKNELIKIINYLLQKNRENISKKGGITTIVELLKLMTYDQEKRIISKIQESNKELAHVIKSKVLSFEDIAHFDDLYIQRLIKEVKLDELAIALQVSSELLKEKILKNMSEKDSNYLRSFFIKKSFISTDVIEKKQKDLLNVIKKYF; encoded by the coding sequence ATGATGAATTTGAATGGTATCACGAAAAGCGCTATTTTATTAATTACGATTGGTGCAAATCAAGCTGTTGAAATATTAAAAGAGCTGTCTTTTTCAGAAATTCAGAATCTTATTAAATGTATGCTAAATTTAGAAAAAATTCCATGTGTTGTCGTTAATCAAGTGATATCTGAGTTTAATAGTAATTTTTCTTTAGATAGTTCCACTGCCGTAGTGAATAGAAATTATGTTGTTTCTTTATCTCAAAAAGTTTTAGGAGACAAAAATTCGGCAGTTTTATTAGATGATATTAAAGATGATAATAAAATTGTTGATGGTATTAAACAGTTGAATATGATTGATCCTAAAAATATTGCTGAATTAATACAACATGAACATCCTCAAATTATTACAACAATGTTAGTTTATCTTGATCGAAATCAGGCGTCAGCTATTTTGTCTTATTTAGAAGAACAGTTAAGTTTAGATGTTGTTTCTAGAATTGTTGATTTTACTGGTATAAAAAAATCAGGAAAAAATGAATTAATTAAAATTATTAACTATTTATTACAAAAAAATCGAGAAAACATATCTAAAAAAGGTGGAATTACAACTATTGTAGAATTATTGAAGTTAATGACGTATGATCAAGAAAAACGTATTATAAGTAAAATACAAGAGTCTAATAAAGAGTTAGCACATGTTATTAAGTCTAAAGTTCTTTCTTTTGAAGATATTGCACATTTTGATGATTTATATATTCAACGTTTAATTAAAGAAGTTAAGTTAGACGAATTAGCGATTGCTTTGCAAGTATCTAGTGAATTATTAAAAGAAAAAATTTTGAAAAATATGTCTGAAAAAGATTCTAATTATTTGAGAAGTTTTTTTATTAAAAAATCTTTTATATCAACAGATGTTATTGAAAAGAAACAAAAAGATCTATTGAATGTAATTAAAAAATACTTTTAG
- a CDS encoding FliH/SctL family protein, with product MHQKCIVKTVWRKWYPEEIRKDANKISENNINIRNEQRNQKQEKNDESTRFVSKENNDLFLEDNQPNYTEGFFKGEKDGFIAGFDKALLEFNKKNDVLLTEMNNFLFNFEQSLIALDDVISSRLVNLALNVAKKVIETTLFYDDQSLIQKIKKILEHEKIVFHKPKLLINPSDKEIIENTFGTMFFKYKWVILYDEKVSRGGCIVFLGNTILDSTVLGRWTELCRLVLKKEES from the coding sequence ATGCATCAAAAATGTATAGTGAAAACAGTTTGGAGAAAATGGTATCCTGAAGAAATAAGAAAAGATGCTAATAAGATATCAGAAAATAATATAAACATACGCAATGAACAACGAAATCAAAAACAAGAGAAAAATGATGAGAGCACTAGATTTGTTTCTAAAGAAAATAATGATCTTTTTTTAGAAGATAACCAACCTAATTATACAGAAGGTTTTTTTAAAGGAGAGAAAGATGGATTTATTGCAGGATTTGACAAAGCATTATTAGAATTTAATAAAAAGAATGATGTTTTATTAACCGAAATGAATAATTTTTTATTTAATTTTGAACAATCTTTAATAGCATTAGATGACGTTATTTCTTCGCGTTTAGTTAATTTAGCATTGAATGTTGCTAAAAAAGTCATAGAAACTACGTTATTTTATGATGATCAAAGCTTGATACAAAAAATAAAAAAAATTCTTGAACATGAAAAAATTGTTTTTCATAAGCCTAAACTTTTAATTAACCCTAGTGATAAAGAAATTATTGAAAATACTTTTGGAACGATGTTTTTTAAATATAAGTGGGTAATATTATATGATGAAAAAGTGTCTAGAGGAGGATGTATAGTTTTTTTAGGAAATACTATATTAGATTCGACTGTTCTAGGACGTTGGACAGAATTATGTAGATTAGTTTTGAAAAAGGAAGAATCGTGA
- a CDS encoding FliI/YscN family ATPase has product MKKLSIFEKEIENIPSIVNYGRLIGFNGSILEVGGLQLSIGSICYIGKTLDAYSIDEIEAKVIGFKNDILFLMPLQNTDGIVLGSRVRPKMLGGISYEISKLPIYEGLLGRVLDSTGRPLDDLKEIKAKYKKALSYSSINPLHRSPITDVLDTGIRTINALLTIGRGQRIGLFSSSGLGKSVLLGMMTKYTEADVVILGLIGERGREVKEFIETILTKKALKKSVVIASPAEFSPLLQVQGANYAVCIAEYFRDKNFHVLLIMDSLTRYAMAHREIALSIGELPATKGYPPSVFSKIFSLLERAGNGTTRKGSITAFYTVLTEEEIGGYDPIADSARSILDGHIILSREYAESGHYPAINIETSVSRVMTSIIDSVHSSKARCLKKMLSCYQRNRDLINVGAYVAGTNSELDTAIALLPKLEKFLQQGMHEKSTFFESKRDLYALFK; this is encoded by the coding sequence ATGAAAAAGTTATCAATTTTTGAGAAAGAAATAGAGAATATTCCAAGTATAGTAAATTACGGACGTTTAATAGGATTTAATGGATCTATTTTAGAGGTAGGTGGTCTACAATTATCTATTGGATCTATTTGCTATATAGGAAAAACTTTAGATGCGTATAGTATCGATGAAATAGAGGCTAAAGTAATAGGATTTAAAAATGATATATTATTTTTAATGCCATTACAAAATACAGATGGTATTGTTTTAGGTTCTAGAGTGCGCCCAAAAATGTTGGGTGGTATAAGTTATGAAATTAGTAAATTACCAATATATGAAGGATTATTAGGGAGAGTGTTAGACAGTACAGGAAGGCCATTAGATGATTTAAAAGAAATTAAAGCAAAGTATAAGAAAGCATTGTCTTATTCTAGTATTAATCCATTACATAGATCTCCTATCACAGATGTATTAGATACTGGAATTCGTACAATAAATGCATTATTAACTATTGGAAGAGGACAACGAATTGGATTATTTTCTAGTTCTGGATTAGGGAAAAGTGTGTTACTTGGAATGATGACTAAATATACTGAAGCAGACGTAGTTATATTAGGATTAATAGGAGAACGTGGACGAGAAGTTAAAGAATTTATTGAGACTATTTTAACTAAAAAAGCTCTTAAAAAATCAGTAGTTATTGCGTCTCCTGCTGAGTTTTCTCCTTTATTGCAAGTACAAGGAGCTAACTATGCTGTATGTATTGCTGAATATTTTCGAGATAAGAATTTTCATGTATTATTAATTATGGATTCTTTGACACGGTATGCTATGGCGCATCGAGAGATAGCATTGTCTATAGGTGAACTACCCGCTACTAAGGGTTATCCTCCATCTGTATTTTCTAAAATATTTTCTTTGCTAGAACGAGCAGGAAACGGAACAACGAGAAAAGGATCTATCACAGCTTTTTATACAGTATTAACAGAGGAAGAAATAGGAGGATATGATCCTATTGCAGATTCTGCACGATCTATATTAGATGGACATATTATATTATCTCGAGAATATGCTGAATCTGGTCATTATCCTGCTATTAATATTGAAACTTCTGTTAGTAGGGTGATGACAAGCATTATTGATTCTGTTCATAGTTCTAAAGCGCGTTGTTTAAAAAAAATGCTTTCTTGTTATCAACGTAATCGTGATCTGATTAATGTAGGAGCATATGTTGCAGGTACTAATTCAGAATTAGATACGGCTATAGCTTTGTTACCTAAATTAGAGAAATTTTTACAACAAGGTATGCATGAGAAAAGTACTTTTTTTGAGTCTAAAAGAGATTTATATGCATTATTCAAGTGA
- a CDS encoding flagellar export protein FliJ, which translates to MNKNKIQEQIDLLLKYRYEYLIKLRYKVSGGIYGFELKNYDIFISSLISGIVKQEKIVKKYEEQYHTYFMLWKKSQCKLNMWKMMSLKLLSHNVQLMQLGEQVQLDEYVQKSFLKKR; encoded by the coding sequence TTGAACAAGAATAAGATTCAGGAGCAAATCGATTTGTTGTTAAAATATAGGTATGAGTATCTTATTAAATTAAGATATAAAGTGTCTGGTGGTATTTATGGATTCGAATTAAAAAATTATGATATTTTTATTTCTTCGTTAATATCTGGTATTGTAAAGCAAGAAAAAATTGTAAAAAAGTATGAAGAGCAATATCATACGTATTTCATGTTATGGAAAAAAAGTCAATGTAAGTTAAATATGTGGAAAATGATGTCTTTAAAATTATTAAGTCATAATGTTCAACTAATGCAGTTAGGAGAGCAAGTACAACTTGATGAATACGTTCAAAAATCTTTTTTAAAAAAAAGGTAA